A region of the Roseiflexus sp. RS-1 genome:
GATGTTCTATGAGCTGCGTCGAGTGTTGCGCCCCGATGGTCTTCTGTTGCTCACGATGCCGAACGGGTTGAGCTTGCGTCGCTTACTCTGGTTGATAGGGGGGATTGTCGATGCCGATCCATTTACTGCTCGTGGAGTATATGCTCGTCGTCAACGCAGTATTGCGCCTCAGGAAATTGATGCACTGATCTCGGGATGTGGCTTTCGGATCAAGCGCTTTGAGTTTCTCAACCTGGCATCGTTGCCGGACTCACCCCTGCCGCGATTGCTGGCAATTGCGGCGCAGGTGATCACGAGCGTTGCGTTACCGCCGTTGTACAGGCGGCGAGATTATATTGTGCTGCTTGCTACCGCCTCGCGCCCACTTCAGGCAGCCTATCCCGATGGTATGTATCATCAAGTGCGCCTGTATCCGCCGTTGACCTGAGCAGCGCAGGATGAGTCGACCATACGAAAGGCGTTAGTGACAAAACGTCGGACACTTTGAGCACATAGCCCTGAGAGGGTATGTTTACATAAAGAAACGCTTGTTATGACACACTGGGCGCTACAGGCCGCACGCAATACCATACTGATCGTACTTGCTGAAGTACTGGCGCGGATCGCCAACAGTATTCTCTTTGTGCTCCTTACCTGGCGCCTCGGTGAAATCGAAGCGAGTCGATATACATTAGGATTTACATTTGCCCTTTTCCTGATCCAGTTCTCTCTGGGTGGGATAGATCAACTACTGACCCGTGAAGTGACAAAGGCGCCGGAGCGCAGCGATGTCTTTTTAGGAACATTTCTCCTGGTAAGATTTCTTAGTTCGGCCTTGCTCTATATTGTATTTATTTTATGGATTATTGGTCCATTTGGTTATGATCGAGCGACAAATCAG
Encoded here:
- a CDS encoding class I SAM-dependent methyltransferase, with translation MDLQIHERKRRVPVTLLNVERDSLPYANGYFDAALCMDVVQYLGYHPTRMFYELRRVLRPDGLLLLTMPNGLSLRRLLWLIGGIVDADPFTARGVYARRQRSIAPQEIDALISGCGFRIKRFEFLNLASLPDSPLPRLLAIAAQVITSVALPPLYRRRDYIVLLATASRPLQAAYPDGMYHQVRLYPPLT